Proteins encoded together in one Pontiella desulfatans window:
- a CDS encoding arylsulfatase — translation MKAGWLSIFVAIASACAMAAKEKPNVVIVITDDQGWGDLGSTGNPWLKTPAIDKLREQSTMLCNYHVDPTCAPTRSALMTGRYSDRVGVWHTIQGRNMLREREITMADVFGKNGYATGMFGKWHLGDNFPYRPEDRGFSHTVYHGGGGVGQAPDYWGNDYFDDTYMKNGKFQRFEGYCTDVWFDEAKDFIRANKQGPFLAYIASNAPHSPNFVEEKYAEPYKNNKKIASAIFYGMIANIDENMDKLMAFLEAEGLAENTILVFTTDNGTAGGVGKNGSGYDGGMRGRKGSEYEGGHRVPFMIRWPNGKIDAGKEVGQLTAHVDILPTLIDLCELAAPAVDFDGTSIRDLLYGNGVLWPDRDLVVESQRVVDPVKWRKCAVMTDRWRLVNGTELYDLPADPRQATDVAGQHPEVFERLKGRYDQFWEDVSSEHDLTSHIVVGHDKAEIVNLTSHDWLVEGVAWNQGQIAGGKSAKPGHWAIKVVRAGNYEISLRRWPAEADQPINSGDYGKAFGYTQARLRIGDADQTIEIPEGAKEVTFKVQLEKGVTSLAPLFMGGGVEATPYYAYITHRPRPGWQTPEGMGMPVYDPAYGRVPPQKKK, via the coding sequence ATGAAGGCTGGATGGCTCTCAATTTTTGTGGCAATCGCGTCGGCATGCGCAATGGCGGCCAAGGAAAAACCCAATGTCGTGATCGTGATCACCGACGACCAGGGTTGGGGCGATCTCGGCTCGACCGGGAACCCCTGGCTGAAAACCCCGGCCATCGACAAGCTGCGGGAACAAAGCACCATGCTCTGCAACTACCACGTCGATCCCACCTGCGCCCCGACCCGCTCCGCGCTGATGACGGGCCGCTATTCCGACCGGGTGGGCGTTTGGCACACCATCCAGGGGCGCAACATGCTGCGCGAGCGCGAAATCACCATGGCCGATGTGTTTGGCAAGAACGGCTATGCAACCGGCATGTTCGGCAAGTGGCACCTCGGCGACAACTTTCCCTATCGGCCGGAGGACCGCGGCTTCAGCCATACCGTCTACCACGGCGGGGGCGGGGTAGGGCAGGCCCCCGACTATTGGGGCAACGACTATTTCGACGACACCTACATGAAGAACGGGAAGTTCCAGCGTTTCGAAGGCTACTGCACCGACGTCTGGTTCGATGAGGCCAAGGACTTCATCCGCGCCAACAAGCAGGGGCCGTTCCTCGCCTATATTGCCTCCAATGCGCCGCACAGCCCGAATTTTGTCGAGGAAAAGTATGCCGAGCCCTACAAGAACAACAAGAAGATCGCCAGTGCCATTTTCTACGGCATGATCGCCAACATCGATGAAAACATGGACAAGCTCATGGCCTTCCTCGAGGCCGAGGGGCTCGCCGAAAACACCATCCTGGTCTTCACCACCGACAACGGGACGGCGGGGGGCGTCGGCAAGAACGGATCGGGATACGATGGCGGCATGCGCGGCAGGAAGGGGTCGGAATACGAGGGCGGCCACCGGGTGCCGTTCATGATTCGCTGGCCAAATGGAAAGATCGACGCCGGCAAGGAGGTTGGCCAGCTGACCGCCCATGTGGATATCCTCCCGACCCTGATCGATCTGTGCGAACTGGCCGCGCCGGCGGTCGACTTCGATGGCACCAGCATCCGCGACCTGCTCTACGGCAATGGGGTGCTCTGGCCGGATCGCGACCTCGTTGTTGAATCGCAACGCGTGGTTGATCCGGTCAAGTGGCGCAAGTGCGCGGTCATGACCGACCGCTGGCGCCTGGTGAACGGTACGGAACTCTACGATCTCCCGGCCGATCCCCGGCAGGCGACCGACGTGGCGGGCCAGCACCCCGAAGTGTTCGAGCGCCTGAAGGGCCGCTACGACCAGTTCTGGGAGGATGTTTCGTCGGAGCACGACCTGACCAGCCATATCGTGGTGGGCCACGACAAGGCGGAAATCGTGAACCTCACTTCGCACGACTGGCTGGTTGAGGGCGTGGCGTGGAACCAGGGGCAAATCGCGGGCGGAAAATCCGCCAAGCCCGGCCATTGGGCCATCAAGGTCGTCCGTGCCGGCAACTACGAAATCTCCCTGCGCCGCTGGCCGGCCGAAGCCGACCAGCCCATCAACTCCGGCGACTATGGCAAGGCCTTCGGCTACACGCAGGCGCGCCTGCGCATTGGGGATGCCGACCAAACGATCGAGATTCCCGAGGGCGCGAAGGAGGTCACCTTCAAGGTTCAACTGGAGAAGGGCGTGACCTCCCTCGCGCCGCTGTTCATGGGCGGCGGTGTCGAGGCCACGCCCTACTATGCCTACATCACGCACCGGCCCAGGCCGGGCTGGCAGACGCCGGAAGGCATGGGCATGCCGGTCTACGATCCCGCCTATGGCCGGGTGCCGCCCCAGAAGAAAAAATAG
- a CDS encoding serine/threonine-protein kinase — MNDNRFGDMARRLTSLYKEEVASEEVQGAIYADLRQSGDRYTDAEVLARGGMKKISRVFDTKTGRQVAMAELRANAPSELYEPFLREARLTALLEHPNIISVHDIGLSPDGLPFFTMDLKRGDSLGDVLKKNRMPREQLLESFIKLCDAISYAHSQKVLHLDLKPENIQIGRFGEVFICDWGLGKIAGSDESEGKDFDEILFNPDLLNNMTLSGELKGTPGYMAPEQFEKDGVKTYQTDVYALGCLLYAILSQQPPFKGSSEEIRELTLAGKIVSPAMAFPKKNIPKGLDAVVMKALSLKPTNRYASVVALRDDVKNYLSGYSTSAENAGLIKEVALFYKRNRAACLVGLAAVMVVVVTTALFINQLQGSIVEIRRSHDLAETRRQEAEAASGRYRDELTRNMRLMGSFSGNLKAESYELSRTFIYSDPVKAVELSIQRLELLAEREPHVNVSSQIGYAHFIMQDFAGANEFFDSGSKAFVDLHPISRKFGALKTGDMLSIDQLAILMGELDVNKINRKPLMEKMLVYDHAVREDKTGYERLVQAVLARWNLRWTHGRFEYDPRKGTLQLRGNQLKSFAIISEDTSGESPLRFLEIETLDAQGTGLHDLNHIKTLPIQTLDIRGTMVADLKPILEFPSLRTLIVGRGQFPAEDLAQLPKSLKVSVR; from the coding sequence GTGAACGATAATCGGTTTGGAGACATGGCGCGCCGGCTCACCTCGCTCTACAAGGAGGAAGTTGCCTCTGAGGAAGTCCAGGGCGCCATCTACGCGGATCTGCGCCAGTCGGGCGACCGCTATACCGATGCGGAGGTCTTGGCGCGCGGCGGGATGAAGAAGATCAGCCGCGTGTTCGATACCAAGACCGGGCGGCAGGTGGCCATGGCCGAGCTGCGTGCCAACGCGCCATCCGAGCTCTACGAACCGTTTCTGCGCGAGGCGCGGCTCACGGCGTTGCTGGAGCACCCGAATATCATTTCCGTGCACGACATTGGACTTTCCCCGGATGGCCTGCCGTTCTTTACCATGGATCTGAAGCGGGGCGATTCGCTGGGGGATGTGCTCAAGAAAAACAGGATGCCGCGCGAACAACTGCTCGAGAGTTTCATCAAGTTGTGCGATGCCATCTCCTATGCCCACTCGCAAAAGGTGCTGCATCTGGACCTGAAGCCGGAAAACATACAGATCGGGCGGTTTGGCGAAGTGTTCATTTGCGACTGGGGCCTGGGGAAAATCGCCGGTTCCGACGAGAGCGAAGGAAAGGATTTCGATGAAATCCTTTTCAATCCGGACCTGCTGAACAACATGACCCTCTCCGGGGAGCTGAAGGGTACGCCGGGCTACATGGCCCCGGAGCAGTTCGAGAAGGACGGGGTCAAGACCTATCAAACCGATGTCTATGCCCTGGGTTGCCTCCTCTACGCCATCCTCTCCCAGCAACCGCCGTTCAAGGGGAGTTCCGAGGAGATCCGCGAACTGACCCTGGCCGGAAAGATCGTGAGTCCGGCAATGGCTTTCCCGAAAAAGAATATTCCGAAGGGCCTGGATGCGGTGGTCATGAAAGCCCTTTCCTTGAAGCCGACCAACCGCTACGCGTCGGTGGTGGCACTGCGCGACGATGTGAAAAACTATCTCTCGGGCTATTCCACCTCGGCCGAGAATGCCGGGTTGATCAAGGAGGTGGCGCTGTTCTACAAGCGGAACCGGGCGGCCTGCCTGGTCGGGCTGGCGGCGGTTATGGTGGTCGTTGTCACGACCGCGCTGTTTATCAACCAGCTCCAGGGCAGCATCGTTGAAATCCGCCGCTCGCACGATCTGGCCGAAACCCGCCGGCAGGAGGCCGAGGCCGCCTCCGGTCGCTACCGCGACGAACTGACGCGCAACATGCGCCTGATGGGCAGTTTTTCGGGCAATCTGAAAGCGGAGTCCTATGAGCTCTCGCGAACCTTCATCTATTCCGATCCGGTCAAGGCGGTCGAGCTTTCCATCCAGCGGCTGGAGCTGTTGGCCGAGAGGGAGCCGCATGTCAATGTTTCTTCCCAAATCGGTTATGCGCATTTCATTATGCAGGACTTTGCCGGGGCCAACGAATTCTTTGATTCCGGTAGCAAGGCATTTGTCGATTTGCACCCGATCAGCCGTAAATTCGGAGCGCTTAAGACGGGTGATATGCTATCCATCGACCAGCTGGCAATATTGATGGGTGAGCTGGATGTGAATAAAATCAACCGCAAACCGCTGATGGAAAAAATGCTGGTTTACGACCATGCGGTCCGCGAGGACAAGACCGGCTATGAAAGGCTCGTCCAGGCCGTGTTGGCGCGATGGAACCTGCGCTGGACGCACGGGCGGTTCGAATATGATCCGCGCAAGGGAACGCTGCAGCTCCGTGGAAACCAGCTGAAGAGTTTTGCGATCATTTCCGAAGATACATCCGGGGAAAGCCCGCTGCGTTTCCTGGAGATCGAGACGCTGGATGCGCAAGGCACCGGGTTGCACGATCTCAACCACATCAAGACACTGCCGATCCAAACGCTGGATATCCGGGGAACCATGGTTGCCGACCTGAAACCCATCCTCGAGTTTCCCTCGCTCCGGACGCTGATTGTCGGCCGGGGCCAATTCCCGGCTGAGGATCTTGCACAGCTCCCCAAATCGCTGAAGGTTTCCGTTCGGTAG
- a CDS encoding RNA polymerase sigma factor has protein sequence MSEEWQTRQTLLMRAKNQDDHVAWEEFVAYYRDFIAMVLHQMNLYSVDVDDLTQEILIKIWKSLPNHIYDQDRARFRTWLSRLIRNQVLDHIRASQRRTRKHAAAAEDETVENLPVITEPDVEKIIQQEWEVYIVQLALKNISSLFSDRAIEAFSMSIDGQGMAQIAEHLGVKPNSVVKLKNRVKERLVKEIQHLRDELESV, from the coding sequence ATGAGTGAAGAGTGGCAAACCAGACAGACGCTTTTGATGCGCGCCAAGAACCAGGACGACCATGTGGCCTGGGAAGAGTTCGTGGCATACTACCGCGATTTCATCGCCATGGTGCTGCACCAGATGAATCTCTATTCGGTCGACGTCGATGACCTGACGCAGGAGATCCTGATCAAGATCTGGAAGAGCCTGCCGAACCATATCTACGATCAGGACCGCGCCCGCTTCCGCACGTGGTTGAGCCGTTTGATCCGCAACCAGGTGCTCGACCATATCCGTGCTTCGCAACGGCGGACGCGCAAGCATGCCGCCGCCGCGGAGGACGAAACCGTCGAGAACCTCCCGGTGATCACCGAACCGGATGTGGAAAAGATCATCCAGCAGGAGTGGGAGGTCTATATTGTCCAGCTCGCCCTCAAGAACATTTCCTCCCTGTTTTCCGACCGCGCCATCGAGGCGTTTTCGATGAGCATCGATGGCCAGGGCATGGCGCAAATCGCCGAGCACCTCGGCGTGAAACCCAACTCGGTCGTAAAGCTGAAGAACCGGGTGAAGGAGCGCCTCGTTAAGGAAATCCAGCATCTGCGCGACGAATTGGAGTCGGTGTGA
- a CDS encoding alpha-L-fucosidase: MKMHLLIAAVLLGSASGLVLAEEPPAGVETMAERDARMAWWREARFGMFVHWGLYSIPAGEWNGKVWKKGGLEWIQKRAAIPADVYERKLVPQFRPKEGFAEEWAQTALMAGCKYLVFTSKHHEGFALHDSAETTFDAKDACGRDLFKEIADATRAEGLKVGAYHSIIDWHHPQSYAGFGLPTIKGVTNEGRDNSVYVDYLHRQVEEIVTGYGPIDVIWWDFSKPDCQGESWRAKELMAMVRKHQPHILMNDRLYSAKAAFVGGNSSLLKEWKPERGDFTTPEQHIPDTGVDGVDWETCMTMNTGWGFNKHDNNWKPTQVLIRNLIDIVSKGGNYLLNVGPKADGTIPPQSIARMKEIGRWMDINGEAIYATTASPFEMPAWGRYTAKPDRLYAHVFQWPEDARLMVPAGDRKVARAYLLADEKKASLPIEKTVEGLAISLPDEAPDPIASVIVLELD, translated from the coding sequence ATGAAAATGCACCTATTGATTGCGGCAGTGCTGCTCGGTTCGGCGAGCGGTCTGGTTTTGGCGGAAGAACCACCGGCAGGAGTTGAGACCATGGCGGAGCGCGATGCGCGCATGGCGTGGTGGCGCGAGGCACGTTTCGGAATGTTTGTCCACTGGGGGCTGTACAGCATTCCGGCCGGCGAATGGAACGGGAAGGTTTGGAAAAAAGGCGGCCTCGAATGGATTCAGAAGCGGGCCGCCATTCCGGCGGATGTCTACGAGCGGAAGCTGGTTCCGCAATTCCGGCCCAAGGAAGGTTTTGCCGAGGAATGGGCGCAAACCGCCCTCATGGCGGGGTGCAAGTATCTGGTGTTTACCAGCAAGCACCATGAAGGGTTCGCGCTTCACGACAGTGCGGAAACCACCTTTGATGCCAAGGACGCCTGCGGCCGCGACCTGTTCAAGGAGATTGCCGATGCAACCCGCGCGGAGGGCCTTAAGGTCGGCGCCTACCATTCGATCATCGACTGGCACCACCCGCAGTCCTATGCGGGCTTTGGATTGCCGACCATCAAAGGGGTGACGAACGAGGGGCGCGATAATTCCGTTTATGTGGATTACCTCCACCGGCAGGTGGAGGAGATCGTGACCGGATACGGCCCCATCGACGTCATCTGGTGGGACTTCAGCAAGCCGGACTGCCAAGGGGAAAGCTGGCGGGCGAAGGAACTGATGGCGATGGTTCGAAAGCATCAGCCGCACATACTCATGAACGACCGCCTTTACAGCGCGAAGGCTGCTTTTGTCGGGGGGAATTCCAGCCTCCTGAAGGAGTGGAAGCCGGAGCGCGGCGATTTTACCACGCCTGAGCAGCACATTCCCGATACGGGCGTGGACGGCGTCGATTGGGAAACCTGCATGACGATGAATACCGGCTGGGGTTTCAACAAACACGATAACAACTGGAAACCCACCCAGGTGTTAATTCGAAACCTCATCGATATTGTGTCCAAGGGCGGCAACTATCTGTTGAACGTTGGCCCGAAGGCGGATGGAACGATTCCGCCGCAAAGCATCGCGCGCATGAAGGAAATCGGCCGCTGGATGGACATCAACGGCGAGGCGATCTACGCGACCACCGCCAGCCCCTTCGAGATGCCTGCCTGGGGGCGCTATACCGCCAAGCCGGATCGGCTCTATGCACATGTTTTCCAGTGGCCCGAAGACGCCCGGCTCATGGTTCCGGCCGGGGACCGCAAGGTTGCAAGGGCCTATTTGCTCGCGGATGAAAAAAAAGCCAGCCTGCCGATTGAAAAGACGGTGGAGGGCCTGGCGATCAGCCTGCCCGATGAAGCCCCCGACCCGATCGCCTCGGTGATTGTTTTGGAACTCGACTAA